GTGGAGTGAACTGCATGAAGTTATAAAACACAGGCAGGGGAATATATAATAAAACCAATCATTTTGTGAACCAATAACCTagtctacccacccacccactcacacacCTCTCAGCTCAGAAGAGCTTGTGTCCTCCTCTCCAGGCTTGGTGCAGTCTTTGCTGTCCTTGTGTGAAGTGGATCTTTTCCCATCCACCACATCTGTCTTCACCTGGCCCAGAGTCTGCAGCAGACACATAGTGTCAAAGGCCTCACCGCCTCCTTCCCTCAGCAGCTCCAGCACCTGTAGAAATACACTTCACATAAATAGACATGCCGATACCTCAATGTAATACCAGACATAATGTCTCTCTGGGATAACATAATTCCAAGCATATTTTCCCAAGTGGACACTACCCAAAGTTGTCCATTGTGGCTACAATGACTCAATTAGTTGGAGCACAACGCTTGTAAGTTATTACTTAAAAACCTAAAATGGGCAACATATGGTCATGATAGACCACCGGCCTATCATATGACTAAACATGTATAGTAGTGTTATTACCAACCTGCAGACACTTATAGGACTTCAGCTCACTGAGGTTCTCCTCCAGGAAGAGCAGGTACACGCTGAGGTCGTTGTAGAAGGGTGTGTCCAGGTCCAGAGCCCCGAAGGCCGGCAGCATCTCGTAGGGCCGGAGGAAGCGGGAGCTCTGTCTGGCCGGGCCCAGGGCAGCGTACACCAGCAGGGGAGCCAGCAGGATGTACACCCCCAGGTTGATGTAGCTTAGCAGCCTGAACACCCCCACCGCCACCAGCTTACACTGCACCGGCACCGCACTGTTGTTCCTCAGCACCCCTGTCCGCACGTCACAGGCAAACTCATCGGTGATGGAGGCTAGGCGAATGTAGTAGCCCAGGTAGAGACAGGCTAGCAGCAGGGTGAGCAGGGTTAACAGCCGACACGCCAGGTACTTCACCACCAGCCAGCGGGAGAAACGCTTAGTCTTCAGATACTGCTCCACCAGAGGGTATTTAAAGCAGCCTTCGGTCAGGTCCAGGGCACTACCATCACACAGGGAGATTAGGTGGGGCTGATGCAGTTGTGTcaattttgaatatttttattctcCAAGCAGACACACATCAACTTCATTTTAACATGTTTGTACGTATGTGTACAGAAAAATAAAGAAAGAGTCAACTTCAAGCGAGTGCTGGATCATTTTAAAATCATTGCACTATGCACTATTGCACTTTTAAGAACTGTTTATTGAAGAAAATAAATTAGCCTATTCTGCCACTGCCCATTACTAACCTGATAAACAGCTCTGCCTATAATCACAGTTTAGACAGATACACTGTATTTGACTACCGACCCCAGCCAGACTTAGTCTACAGCAGTGCGAAGTcaaatgattaaaaaaaaatccctAATTAGTCCGTTCGTCACTACCTGTGCTTCTAGCTAATAAggtttcactctccctctgtctctaaaTGAAAATAGAGCATTTGATCTCATTGATCtcaccgaaacagcctaaactggtgcaaactaacacagcataaggccatcaagacactaaggacaatcacccacaacacaaccaaagaatatggctgcctaaatatggttcccaatcagagacaacgataaacacctgcctctgattgagaaccacttcagacagccatagacttacctagaacaccccactaagctacaatcccactacatacacaccacatacaaaaactcatgtcacaccctggcctgaccaaataaatgaagataaacacaaaatacttcgaccagggcgtgacattcgTGTAGAAACAGCAGAAAAACACAGCATGGCCTCTCTTTGCTGCTCTAACTAGATCAGCCCGTTTGACTGCATAGTTAGTGGGCTAGACTAAGCAAATTAAAATTAATTTTATCTCTCCAGATTCCATTATTTGTCATTCTGTACCAGCCGTTATTACTAAACATCTTATAGTCTAACCCTTATTTACTTTTTTGTtcttttcccactatgatttctTCCTGGTAAACTCTGCACCTGAtgcaaactagaggtcgaccgattatgatttttcaacggcgataccaataccgattattggaggaccaaaaaaagccgatactgattattggaggaccaaaaaaagccgatactgattattggaggaccaaaaaaagccgatactgattattggaggaccaaaaaaagccgatactgattattggaggaccaaaaaaagccgatactgattattggaggaccaaaaaaagccgatactgattattggaggaccaaaaaagccgatactgattattggaggaccaaaaaaagccgatactgattattggaggaccaaaaaaagccgatactgattattggaggaccaaaaaaagctgatactgattattggaggaccaaaaaaagccgatactgattattggaggaccaaaaaaagccgatactgattataggaggaccaaaaaaagcagatgatactgattattggaggaccaaaaaaagccgatactgattattggaggaccaaaaaaagccgataccgattaatcgccCGACATATAATAATGACAagtacaacaatactgaatgaacacttttattttaacttaatataatacataaataaaatcaatttagtctcaaataaaacttaaacgttcaatttggtttaaataatacaaagacacagtgttggagaagaatgtaaaagtgcaatatgtgccatgtgaAAAATGGcataacatgagaacatatgaaagctgatgtttccttttaacatgagtcttcaatattcccaggtaagaagttttaggttgtagttataggaattataggactatttctctctataccatttgtatttcatatacagtacctttgactattggatgttcttataggcactttagtattgccagcctaatctcgggagttgataggcatgaagtcataaacagcgccgtgcttcaagcattgcgaagagctgctggcaaacgcaggaaagtgctatTTGAATTAATGCTCACGAGCCTgatgctgcctaccaccgctcagtcagactgctctatcaaatcatagacttaattataatataataaacacacagaaatacaagccgtaggtcattaatatgatcaAATCTGGAagctatcatttcgaaaacaaaaagtttattctttcagtgaaatacggaaccgttccgtattttatcaaacgggtggcaacccgaagtctaaatattgctgttacattgcacaaccttcaatgttatgtcataattatgtcaaattctggcaaattaattacggtctttgttaggaagaaatggtcttcacacagtttgcaacgagccaggcggcccaaactgctgcataccCTGGCACAGAACCCAACAGAAGTGACACattttccctagttaatattgcctgctaacattcatttatttaaactaaatatgcaggtttaaaaaaagatacacttgtgtattgattttaagaatggcattgatgtttatggttaggtacattggtgcaacgattgtgcttttttcacgaatgcacttttgttaaatcatcatccgtttggcgaagtaggctgtgattcaatgataaattaacaggcactgcattgattatatgcaacaagACACacactagtaatatcatcaattgtgtgtagttaactagttaactaactgtctcagcctccagtatttatgctgcagtagtttgtgtcggggggctagggtgtgctctctctacttctctctttctttctctctctcggaggacctgagccctaggaccatgcctcaggactacctgacatgatgactccttgctgtccccagtccacctggccgtgctgctgctccagtttcaactgttctgccttattattattggaccatgctggtcatttatgaacatttgaacatcttgaccatgttctgttataatctccacccggcacagccagaagaggactggccaccccacatagcctggctcctctctaggtttcttcctaggttttggcctttctagggagtttttcctagccaccgtgcttctacacctgcattgcttgctgtttggggttttaggctgggtttctgtacagcactttgagatatcagctgatgtacttagggctatataaatacatttgatttgatttgattatgttaagatggattgttttttataagataagtttaatgttagctagcaacttaccttggctccttgctgtacttgcgtaacaggtggtcagcctgccacgcagtttcctcgtggattgcaatgtaatcggccataatctgAATCGGTCGATGTCTAATGCAAACGCTTAGTAAATTTGGACACTAGGATTCTTTGAGCTCAGCTGGAAGAGACAAATAAATAATCTAAAGAAGACAAGTCATCTAAAGTGGAAGTGAATAAGGCCCTTCGTAGTGTTTACCTGGGGGGGTCGTCAGAGACATCTTTGGTGTCTATAGATGAGGCCAGGCTCTTGGCCAGTCTGATGGCTCGGTTATAGGAGCGGTCCAGCTCCTCCATGATGAAGTTGAGGtcagaggagaggtgtggggcagCAGTGAAGCGCCAGAACAGAGCAGGGATGTACATGAGGATTGCCACCAACAGAAGGATGTAAGGgaagaactggaggaggaggtcagaggaataaaagagggtgagagacagaAGACAAAAGCAAGAATTGCAAGACAGAGAAATAAGGACCAGGAAGATACAGAACATTGGTGTGCCCCACATTGGTATGACACATAGAAGTTCATTGTGGTGACACAGGGCATTTGGGAGCTTCCTTGTGACAGACCAAGTAAACCAAACTCATTTGCATGTCCGCAGGAAGATGTTTCGAGGTGGGGGTGCTTTCATTTTGTCGACGGGGAGATTTTTTAATTTGGATTTATAAGCACCCATACTTCCCGCGGCTATGCTAATACACCTGGACCTATGTCGATATCATCCACCTCGTCAAGAAATAGTATCTCTCCCAGTCGTCTGAGAAGAGGCTGCATAATTATAATTGTAAAGGGATTTCATGTAGTTGAAGAGGTTGACTACTCTGACAGTCTGGTCTGATTTAAAGTATAGCTTACTCCTGAGAGCTCCGAAAGGGGATCTCAATCATAAATACGCCAAATGTGATGCTGCGCCGTGATTGCCAATGAGGAGTGTTATTCCCCAACTCCCCACGCAGCCATAACTGTTTGAGCCACATTAACAGATCAATCTCTCACACTGACTGGAGCTGCCCTCTGGCCACTGACTGGAGCTGCCCTCTGGCCACTGACTGGAGCTGCCCTCTGGCCACTGACTGGAGCTGCCCTCTGGCCACTGACTGGAGCTGCCCTCTGGCCACTGACTGGAGCTGCCCTCTGGCCACTGACTGGAGCTGCCCTCTGGCCACTGACTGGAGCTGCCCTCTGGCCACTGACTGGAGCTGCCCTCTGGCCACTGACTGGAGCTTTCCTCTTGGCTAACTGAGGGCTTGTACCTTGTGCAGCCACAGGGGGGCACCTTCGACGCCATCAACGCCGAGTTGCTGCTCCTGCACCGCCGCCCAACAGAAGGAGTCAACATAGGCTGCCTGTCGCCATGAGAAGTTGGTAGGGGCAAAACAGCTGATCTGGGTACCTGCATTCAGCCAAAGGGATTGGACAGGGTCAGAATGGGCCGGTCCAGAGTGGAAAGACTAGTAAGTGTACACAGACTAATGATCTTATTTTGAGTGAAGACAGGAAATAGGACCAGTGTGGGCTCCAGCTGTTATGTACTCCCAGTTTCCAGTGGACATTGAGTTTGTGAGTAATTGTCCCCTCCAGTTATTGATGTGGTTGTCCCATAGTGTATGGcataaaaaatatgtatatttgtGATTTCACTGTTATTTGCTTGATGTGTAAACTTTATATAACAactgaaatttaaaaaatattgttAGTAATAATAGGCTATTATCTATGTTATTACACATGTTTGAACTCCACATCCACAACACAAATCAATTTGGTGAAACATATTGCCTGGATGGCCTATGGAAAGCACAGTCAGTCACTGCCACCCAAGTTCCATTGACCTCTGCCCAAACTGTCATGTAACATAGTCTACAGGGGAATAGATTAAAAAGCAGGGACTCTTTACAGTGCTGATCCCACAGAATTAAACtgaacatatacactgagtgtacaaaacactagAAACacctacaaggtgtggaaagtgttccacagggacgctggcccacgttgactccaatgcttccaacagttgtgtcaagttggctggatgtcctttgggcggtggaccattcttgatacacacaggaaacttgagcgtgaaaaacccaccAAGGCttcagttcttgacactcaaactggtgcgcctggcacctccTACCATACctagttcaaaggcacttaaatattttgtcttgcacattcattgtcttaaggcttaaaaatccttctttaacccatctcctcccttcatctacactgactgaagtggctttaacaggtgacatcaataagggatcatagctttcacc
The Oncorhynchus keta strain PuntledgeMale-10-30-2019 chromosome 11, Oket_V2, whole genome shotgun sequence genome window above contains:
- the LOC118390206 gene encoding pannexin-1-like isoform X2, with the translated sequence MAIAHVATEYVFSDFLLKDPTESKYKGVRLELAVDKIVTFIAVGLPLLLISLAFAQEVSVGTQISCFAPTNFSWRQAAYVDSFCWAAVQEQQLGVDGVEGAPLWLHKFFPYILLLVAILMYIPALFWRFTAAPHLSSDLNFIMEELDRSYNRAIRLAKSLASSIDTKDVSDDPPSALDLTEGCFKYPLVEQYLKTKRFSRWLVVKYLACRLLTLLTLLLACLYLGYYIRLASITDEFACDVRTGVLRNNSAVPVQCKLVAVGVFRLLSYINLGVYILLAPLLVYAALGPARQSSRFLRPYEMLPAFGALDLDTPFYNDLSVYLLFLEENLSELKSYKCLQVLELLREGGGEAFDTMCLLQTLGQVKTDVVDGKRSTSHKDSKDCTKPGEEDTSSSELRVHSTHLTVPERLWGLLTVSPNSQ
- the LOC118390206 gene encoding pannexin-1-like isoform X1 codes for the protein MAIAHVATEYVFSDFLLKDPTESKYKGVRLELAVDKIVTFIAVGLPLLLISLAFAQEVSVGTQISCFAPTNFSWRQAAYVDSFCWAAVQEQQLGVDGVEGAPLWLHKFFPYILLLVAILMYIPALFWRFTAAPHLSSDLNFIMEELDRSYNRAIRLAKSLASSIDTKDVSDDPPSALDLTEGCFKYPLVEQYLKTKRFSRWLVVKYLACRLLTLLTLLLACLYLGYYIRLASITDEFACDVRTGVLRNNSAVPVQCKLVAVGVFRLLSYINLGVYILLAPLLVYAALGPARQSSRFLRPYEMLPAFGALDLDTPFYNDLSVYLLFLEENLSELKSYKCLQVLELLREGGGEAFDTMCLLQTLGQVKTDVVDGKRSTSHKDSKDCTKPGEEDTSSSELRDVSTLWLDDGLKKDNKDKTCSGGKDVRQRVI